Proteins encoded in a region of the Haloarcula sp. CBA1129 genome:
- the acs gene encoding acetate--CoA ligase, whose amino-acid sequence MTRGDEPDRGQSHTGRETVEPPDWFVEQANVTDPAVYDRFEREWPDCWREAAELLDWEEPFETVFSGTDGPPFEWFPDGRLNAAYNCIDRHLPERKNQLALVWEGNLGEARTYTYLELYREVNAFAAALRDRGVGPDDVVTLYLPMVPELPVAMLACARLGVPHNVVFAGFSADALATRMERAESAYLITCDGYYRRGSAVAQKNKADNARIAVDHDVSVVVLDRLGRDVHLGDDYDDYHDLLAAHDGDEVEPVPRAADDPLFRIYTSGTTGQPKAVTHTTGGYLAHVAWTARSVLDIKPEDTYWCSADIGWITGHSYIVYGPLALGTTTVLYNGTADHPKKDQLWELIEKYAVDVFYTAPTAVRAFMKWGKEYPEKHDLSSLRLLGTVGEPMDASAWKWYREHIGGGECPIVDTWWQTETGAVLVSTLPGVDTMKPGAAGTPLPGIEASVVDREGAAAEPNTAGELVVTRPWPGMPRALLDGTDWGSVPDGAEDWRYYPEDSVSADDDGYITFLGRIDDAINVAGRRFSTKELESTVAGVTGVAEAAVVGGDDKRTGTAVYAFASPEDGYTDSELRTAIEAAIVDAIGGIARPKEIVFTPDLPKTRSGKVMRRLLTAVANDEELGDTSALRNPEILGEIQSTTSRK is encoded by the coding sequence ATGACACGGGGTGACGAACCGGATCGGGGACAGTCCCACACGGGGCGAGAGACAGTCGAACCACCGGACTGGTTCGTCGAACAGGCGAACGTGACGGATCCGGCCGTCTACGACCGCTTCGAACGGGAGTGGCCCGATTGCTGGCGTGAGGCTGCCGAGTTGCTCGACTGGGAGGAGCCGTTCGAGACGGTGTTCAGTGGCACGGACGGCCCGCCGTTCGAATGGTTTCCCGATGGCCGATTAAACGCTGCCTACAACTGCATCGACCGGCACCTCCCCGAACGGAAGAACCAGCTTGCACTGGTCTGGGAAGGAAACCTCGGCGAGGCACGGACATACACCTACCTCGAACTGTACCGGGAGGTCAACGCCTTCGCCGCGGCGTTGCGCGACCGCGGCGTCGGACCGGACGACGTGGTGACGCTGTACCTGCCGATGGTGCCCGAACTCCCGGTCGCGATGCTGGCCTGTGCCCGCTTGGGTGTCCCACACAACGTCGTTTTTGCAGGGTTCTCAGCGGACGCACTGGCGACGCGCATGGAGCGGGCCGAGTCGGCGTATCTCATCACTTGTGACGGGTACTACCGCCGCGGTAGTGCCGTCGCACAAAAGAACAAGGCCGATAACGCGCGCATCGCCGTCGACCACGACGTATCGGTCGTGGTGCTCGACAGACTGGGCCGTGACGTGCACTTAGGCGACGACTACGACGACTATCACGACCTGCTGGCAGCACACGATGGAGACGAAGTCGAGCCCGTTCCACGGGCGGCCGACGACCCGCTCTTTCGCATCTACACTTCGGGAACGACTGGCCAGCCCAAAGCGGTCACGCACACGACGGGTGGGTATCTCGCACACGTCGCTTGGACCGCCCGGTCGGTCCTTGATATCAAGCCCGAAGACACCTACTGGTGTTCGGCCGACATCGGCTGGATTACCGGCCACTCCTACATCGTCTACGGCCCGCTCGCGCTCGGCACGACGACAGTACTGTACAACGGCACAGCGGACCATCCCAAGAAGGACCAGCTTTGGGAACTCATTGAAAAGTACGCCGTCGACGTGTTCTACACCGCGCCGACGGCTGTCCGGGCGTTCATGAAGTGGGGCAAAGAGTACCCCGAGAAGCACGACCTCTCCAGCCTGCGGCTGCTGGGCACCGTCGGCGAGCCAATGGACGCTAGCGCTTGGAAGTGGTATCGCGAACACATCGGCGGTGGCGAGTGCCCCATCGTCGACACTTGGTGGCAGACCGAAACCGGTGCGGTGCTCGTGTCGACGTTGCCCGGTGTCGACACCATGAAGCCCGGAGCCGCTGGAACGCCGCTGCCGGGAATCGAGGCGTCCGTCGTCGACCGCGAAGGTGCGGCAGCCGAGCCGAACACAGCCGGTGAACTCGTCGTGACGCGCCCTTGGCCGGGGATGCCGCGCGCGCTGCTCGACGGAACGGACTGGGGCAGCGTCCCCGACGGTGCCGAAGATTGGCGGTACTACCCGGAGGACAGCGTCTCGGCCGACGACGACGGCTACATCACGTTCCTCGGTCGGATCGACGACGCGATCAACGTCGCCGGCCGGCGGTTCAGCACCAAGGAACTGGAGTCGACAGTCGCCGGCGTCACCGGCGTCGCCGAAGCCGCCGTCGTTGGTGGCGACGACAAGAGGACCGGGACGGCGGTGTACGCGTTCGCATCCCCGGAAGACGGCTACACGGACAGCGAACTCCGGACGGCCATCGAAGCGGCTATCGTCGACGCCATCGGCGGTATTGCCCGCCCCAAAGAAATCGTGTTCACGCCGGATCTCCCGAAGACACGTTCGGGCAAGGTTATGCGCCGCCTGCTGACCGCAGTGGCAAACGACGAGGAGCTGGGCGACACCAGCGCGCTGCGTAACCCCGAAATTCTCGGCGAGATTCAGTCGACGACGAGCAGGAAGTGA